The Candidatus Baltobacteraceae bacterium genome segment TGGAGATCGTGCCCTCCGAGCGCTCGGTCTCGGCCGTCTCGACGTTGGGGATGATTGCCAATCTCATGTTCGCATTCGCACCGGCGATTGCGGTCGCGCTCTGGCACAACGGAATCGGCCGCGAGCAGTTCCTGTACGGTGCGATAGCGACGGCGGCCGGCGGCGCGGTGCTCTGGCTCTTGCCGGCCCGGCACGACGTGAGTTCGGCGAAGCGCTCGCGACCGATTTTGATGCGCTCGGTCTGGTTGCCGGCGATGCTCTTTCTTGCGGCCGCCGCGTTGCAGAGCGGCGTGAACGGCGCGATTGCCGTGCTCACGTTCACGCATCGCGGCCTCGCCAACGGCGCGCTGATCTTCACCTCGATGGCGCTGTTGACGTTCGCGTTCCGTTATCCGGCGGGACGTTTCGTCGATCGGTATGGTCCGCGCATGATGGCGGTGCCGGTCGTGCTCGCGCAGATCGTCGGCTGCGTGCTGGCGGCGCGGGCGTATACGCCGGCGGCCGTTCTGCTGGCGGGCGCGTTTCTGGGGATCGCGTGGTCGGCCGTCGTGCCGGTGGGGGTGGGGCTCTTCTTCGAGCAAAGCAGTCGCCGCACGCGCGGCGTCGCCATGGGTGCCTA includes the following:
- a CDS encoding MFS transporter, whose translation is MNRPFFLLVVATLVTEFACNLPTGAMPLALLHDGANAPQVALAMGGGMFAQLLGSVPVGALVDRFGRLLTIRAAVILMALSSFGLAFLHGPIWGGLFMALRGFSMMAYVTGEFAYVMEIVPSERSVSAVSTLGMIANLMFAFAPAIAVALWHNGIGREQFLYGAIATAAGGAVLWLLPARHDVSSAKRSRPILMRSVWLPAMLFLAAAALQSGVNGAIAVLTFTHRGLANGALIFTSMALLTFAFRYPAGRFVDRYGPRMMAVPVVLAQIVGCVLAARAYTPAAVLLAGAFLGIAWSAVVPVGVGLFFEQSSRRTRGVAMGAYNLSFAIGTSTGALLAAVIVKLGFDYSLAIAICAIAPSLAAPWLFLTTRARKFAG